The nucleotide window TCTGACGCGAAAATTATTGAAACCCAATCACTAGAATTACTCAAAATTTACATACCGTCCAACCTGCTACAATACCATTAGTAACTGAACCATCATCGCTTGCAACGTAAACATAGTTGTAAAtgtgactttaattttattaattaaacatataaaataaaactacaTAAATTTAGTAGGTTATAAAATACTATAGGTGAACGGGTGTAACTTGAGGGCCCCATGCACTAATAGTGCCCGAGACTCCTAAGTTGTTCACTTCCGCTACCATAAATGCAGTCTGTAAAAACAATTATAGTCGAATGTTTAAAACACTagtaaaacaataatataattaaaaaatttaattttgtaaatttttatttataaacaacaaaattatgGAGTATAATtaagtataaaattattttttagaagTGTCCAGAACCGGCATCATTTGGGTTAAATGATGAGTTGGCAGAATAATTAGCCGAAAATTTGATCCCTAAGAAGGATGAGAAGTTTTCCGAGCAATGCAAGATCTTCCAGTTGGATCTTTCTAATTATGGGTATGAATTACCACCGTCCTTCCCTCCTCATACCCTgttcatagtttttctatgagcgggatacactggataGGATGATGATATGACCATTCCATGTTTTTCCTTTGCTAGTGTTCTTCAAGTTAGGTTTCATCTATATGTAAATTgcataatttgtaaattaatattgacaatatatttattaataaaattgatttgtagCTAGCTTTAATTTTCATGAAACATGTTAGGTCATTTATATACTAATGAGGTTGTTGTccttaaattttttattcttttcaaaaattttcattatcaacAAGTAACACTTTGATTTTTCAGTGATAATATATtagaatataataattttttaaaagaaaaaataacttAGAATAGGATGAACATGATCATATATGCATCGTCATTGTTAGAATATATCACACATATATTCTTTGACTATGTAATTATGGTAGATAATCATGTTTAGTAAGTATATAATTCTCAGCATAATCCTAGCCTAGAATAGCGCTATGAGTTGCCGAATTTAACTCAGtaatttttgtatattatttgacAAAACCGAAAATCAATACAGGAAGAATCTTCTTACATGGTATCATAGTCCTCTACGTTCCTCACcatattcatcttcttcttcatacTGCCCAAGCTTCTTCCGCTGCAATACTTCAATGGCCGACACTCCAAAATACCACCCTGCATTTGCCATCACAAATGTCAAATCCCTTATTCCGATTACCTTGGACACTGCCGGCATGTATCACTCTTGGGCCGCCCTCTTCAAAGTTCTTTGTAGGGTTCACGACCTTACCAATCACATCATACCTCCAACTGACGCCACAGAATAAtaagtgaatttatttttatttttacatcaCATCATACCTCCAAATGTCATATTAAgtgaattttctaaataaattagatcaaaaatttatttttatttttaccattTTATACCAAACGCTAAGTAGAATAATAGAAACCAAATGTTATCTCAAGAAttttagaaaaagaaaataaaaaattgcaaAAGTGTTTAGTTACCTGGATCGAGTGATTCTTTAATAATGGGTGGTCAAATGCTAGCTGCTTATTGATTTCCAAGCAGTCTAAGTATGTCACCGTACTTTGTCTATTTCACAATACACAAAGATATAAAAAGTCATACTCTTTACTTATTcacaatttataaattaatttttaaattttaatatctctaaagaagcatcataaaaaataatttaaagtgtATGACAACAAATTATTTATACAATAAGATAAATTTAACATTTATTAggttcctttaaaaaaaaaaagataaatccAACGTAcaaaatctcacatgaatatattttatcttctatatatcttttaaagcaaaaaaattcTTCTCTTTGCACACATTTTACATCATTTAAGAGAAAAAATTTTCACATTTTGTAATCCAAAATGAGTGACAAAGGCATCCTTTTAATATCTCGGTAtcgaaaatataattttgagtTCAATTTATCTTTGAGTATAATTATTCACATGAAcataactatttttaattgtttaaactTTGCTAAATATGATATTTAgatcaaaacaaataaaatcatataattaattagttCATAATGATttacaatatttataatttttataattaatattgagATAACATTTAAGctatccaaaaaaaaaaggacgtaataactaattaatacttctacataataatttatatcaagataacattaatataatctGAAAAAAAAGAAACGAAGAGAGTAAAACATACGGTGAAGCTCTTGGTGGGTGGCTTATTGAGTAGGTCAAGTCTCCTTTTGGCAGCCATTTTCCAGTCATTTGAAGAAGCTACGACTCCTTGTACCAAATTTGTGACTACTAACAAAACTAATAAcgttaatattataattttaatatctaTGAATTAAATCCCCATTTTATCAAAACacaatgaaaattttttttaaaaaaaacactttgAGTAATTGGTTAATGGGTTTGAAGAATGCTTATTCAAATCGTTTATCTAGTGAGCTAGTGAAGATTTATTGGTACGTACGTTACCAAAATATATGGTTACGTACTTAATAGTTAATACTAATGGTTTATTTAATTTGCATAAGTGGAAGAAGAAGTGAGTATAACAGCTAATAGTTATCTACACAAGCTGGTTTAATTGCAAAAAAGATACtgtcagcaaataatatataaaggttgaattaattagaaataatcaatagtagagattattcacagcagatggacaataagtgagattattctgaataatttttccttatgcATTATTGTAAAGCTTACAATTAGGTGGTCCGCCAAAGAACATGTAATGTCCAAATTGACCACCTTTATCACCAGCATCTATTACTTTGTAACAATCAGGTTTACTTACACCCACTTTTAGGTCAGTTTTGTTAGGACTTTCCGAACCAAACAAGTTAAGTCCATAAATGAGCGCAGCCTTATTAGGTCCTTCTTCAGGGAAATGACCACTTCTCATTGGCGGCGTCACCTCAGTCGACGGGCTGTATATTTCTCCTCCCCACCGAGCTCTTGTTGCTCCATCACTTAACGTAGTGAATGGCTCTTTTGGCCAGTATCCTACGCCTTCGTCCCATAGAATAGCCACCAATTTTTCGTATTTAGGTCCTGCGTCCTCAATGTACATGagcatattttaatattatttgtattttaaatgaCATGATTTATTGTTGGTActaaatgatgaaaaataaaaataattaaaatttaagctaatttagcTAAAAACTACTTGAAATATAGATTAGTTTAGGGTCGTATTTATTTTACCCTAATCATATTCATTCTCATTCATTATTTCTTGAAATGTTTGaagttatattatataattaaaatattatctaCATTTTACAGTAAAATAATGTGATTAAGTGGctgagaaaataatttttataaaagaagTTGAGAGTTCAAAAttttccctttttatttttatttttattttatttatttatttatttatttttaagttaggTGATAATTTTGATCCCTCTAACTTACAATTCACTTAAAAGATGATATCAAGAGGTAATGAAAAAGAACATATTATAGATTGAGAACTCtaatgatcattattccttacCATAAAAATAACACATCACTTTAtgtgaaaatttaaattaaaattcattTCTATTATCGCATTTTAATTTAACACCTCATGAAAACAAATGTGGTCGTATTTTTATATACATACTCCAATAATGATTAATAAATAGAGGGACTTCCAAATAACAGATTGAAAATGTTTAGTAGATAAtcctatttaattaattaattaattatctgTTTAATGGTAACTGTAATGAAATATTGAGAACCTCCATGAGATGATATAGGCTGTAGAACAAGGCCTAAATATACTTTTGGACTAAGTTGTACAAATCCTGGACATATCAAGTTGAAACAACCTGTACTGTGTCCACTGTCTCTCTGCAACATTATATAGTGGAGTATTATGGTttaaaataaccaaaaaaataaatgaataggAATAGAAATAGGAATACTGACAGTCCAGTAGGCATACAACCGAGATAAGTTTCTGGAATAAATTGggatatattaatttatattttctagCTTGGCCCCTGCTCATGTATGATAAGGTCTACTCAATTAGCCCCTAGTCTTCCATCAATCtatcttataataaaaattaaaaaactactaactataatttatttttgaaaaaattactgtaaataatacaattttttgttagCTTCCTTAAAATAATACCAccttttgattaatcataaataacaCCAACTTAGGCGGTCATTTCcatagaataataccaattttaatttattagctaattatcaaatttttttaattaccaaatttttttttcatataatctcttatactttgatttttaacatgttagggatatTCTAGGGAAACAACCTCTAActtggtattatttatgattaatcaaagttagtaattattgtagaaaaataagcaacaaattgaattattcatggtaatttttcctttattttttcagaaaaattaaattaaataaaaagaaatgcaTATATAGTGGTCACGACCATTATACGAGACTAAAGCGGGTCTAAAAAAGTAAACATAGATGAATAAACCTAAATACTTGTTTTTATAGGgttaaagatttataattctttaattacggaTTATAATGAACTCAAGTAAAATAATTCATCAAATTATGTGCATTTCTTAAAAAGGGTAATGTATTGCATAGTACATTGAACCATGTCAAACCTCACCTTAAATTAATgacattaaataataaaattatacatgTCAAATTGaggtaaatttaaaaaaaaaagattgaataaaaaataatttaaaattttcataaagtGACTTACTTGATGTCCCTCAGGAAAATTAGTATTGGTGCAAATAGAGTTGGAACATTTAGAGAATTTGATTCCAGCTAATGACGAGAATTTCTGCATTTGTAGGTCTTCCTTTTGAAGCCTTTTAATTGGAACACTTCCAATTGGACACTCATTCTTTCTGCTACAACTTTTGATTGCCTATTTATTTTGTAATGTTTGCTTTGACTCTTTGAAATTTGGTTTAATATGATGAAAGTAATTTATTAGAGAATTAAAATTATCTTAATTATTCTCCAATAATGTGAattaaatttaggaaaatttgttattaacaCACTTAATTATTCCACACATGAAACATCCTCTCATTCTCAAAATAGACTTATTGATTGATTATCTCATAATACACCCAACTATTTTGGTAGTATTAACTTTG belongs to Amaranthus tricolor cultivar Red isolate AtriRed21 chromosome 17, ASM2621246v1, whole genome shotgun sequence and includes:
- the LOC130803753 gene encoding uncharacterized protein LOC130803753, which encodes MIWFGFVSTIVTGKFLRYGDIDCVEINKQLSLDHPLLKNHSIQAIKSCSRKNECPIGSVPIKRLQKEDLQMQKFSSLAGIKFSKCSNSICTNTNFPEGHQRDSGHSTGCFNLICPGFVQLSPKVYLGLVLQPISSHGGPKYEKLVAILWDEGVGYWPKEPFTTLSDGATRARWGGEIYSPSTEVTPPMRSGHFPEEGPNKAALIYGLNLFGSESPNKTDLKVGVSKPDCYKVIDAGDKGGQFGHYMFFGGPPNFLLVVTNLVQGVVASSNDWKMAAKRRLDLLNKPPTKSFTGGILECRPLKYCSGRSLGSMKKKMNMVRNVEDYDTITLAKEKHGMVISSSYPVYPAHRKTMNRGSNFRLIILPTHHLTQMMPTAFMVAEVNNLGVSGTISAWGPQVTPVHLYHIYNYVYVASDDGSVTNGIVAGWTVYPYLYKDNLTRLFTYWSKDSGKTTGCYNSVCPGFIQVSQKIPLGVVIQPLSTYGGQQYYIGTTITQVISVFYFCIYYIITNSYSKSAEWGEEIYSPPQQTTPAMGSGHFPEEGFCKACVIYGLNLIGLEELPTDSRLKLLTSNSNCYKVVYGGDVGGYFGHNMFFGGPSNCKL